A region of Malaciobacter marinus DNA encodes the following proteins:
- the hemG gene encoding menaquinone-dependent protoporphyrinogen IX dehydrogenase: MEKIIIVYSTTDNYTIKICNKIKDVIEQKSNSVTLLSIDSEKINLNQFDKIIIGASIRYGKHNKKVYEFIKKNQEILEEKKNAFFSVNIVARKPNKNTPETNPYLVKFLKQISWKPKNLAVFGGKLDYQKYGVFNRQMIRFIMWLTKGDTDPKSVIEYTNWDEVDSFANLICKM; this comes from the coding sequence ATGGAAAAAATAATTATAGTTTATTCAACAACAGATAATTATACAATAAAGATTTGTAATAAAATTAAAGATGTTATTGAACAAAAAAGTAATAGTGTTACATTATTATCAATTGATAGTGAAAAAATCAATTTAAATCAATTTGATAAAATCATTATTGGCGCAAGTATTAGATATGGTAAACATAATAAAAAAGTATATGAATTTATAAAGAAAAACCAAGAGATTTTAGAAGAGAAAAAAAATGCCTTTTTCTCTGTAAATATTGTTGCAAGAAAACCAAATAAAAATACACCCGAAACGAATCCATATTTAGTTAAGTTTTTAAAACAGATATCATGGAAACCAAAAAATTTAGCTGTTTTTGGTGGAAAACTTGATTATCAAAAATATGGAGTTTTTAACAGACAAATGATAAGATTTATTATGTGGCTAACAAAAGGTGATACTGATCCTAAAAGTGTAATCGAATATACAAACTGGGATGAAGTAGATAGTTTTGCAAATTTAATTTGTAAGATGTAA
- a CDS encoding restriction endonuclease subunit S, giving the protein MDGLEVVELKLSKVLEVDTFRLDSDYVQKKYLHIMNNIKSKIHLFSSFSDLSIKVDASAFYPSLEPFYNKGNIPFLRVADVDTHINYDNCVKIPKEIIEDDSFKTLKVIHKGDIVITKGGSIARVGLIEQNTAVTRDLIFLNSSQLSEVDYKFLYLYLLSNTSYNLMIRSSSMTAQPHLTIGLTRELPVFNPNNSFKLKVVDIYNLSKEKLEQSKTLYKQAEELLLKELDLLDFKPSKEQVSIKSFSESFGTSGRLDSEYYQPKYDDVIEKVTSSKYDTLGNIVNILKSVEPGSEAYQDSGIPFVRVSNLTKFGLSSPDIHLSENLFDNETLEKLQPKRNTILLSKDGTVGIAYNIKDDTNIVTSGALLHLTLKKDDVLPEYLTLVLNSIIVQMQSERDAGGSIIKHWKPSEIAEVLIPIIDINIQTQIEEKIKESFKLKEESKQLLEVSKRAVEIAIEDGENVSMEFINAKV; this is encoded by the coding sequence TTGGATGGGCTTGAAGTTGTTGAACTTAAACTTAGTAAGGTTTTAGAAGTTGATACTTTCAGATTAGATAGTGATTATGTACAAAAAAAGTATTTACACATAATGAATAATATTAAATCTAAAATTCACTTATTTAGTTCATTTTCAGATTTAAGTATAAAAGTAGACGCAAGTGCTTTTTATCCATCTCTTGAACCCTTTTATAATAAAGGAAATATTCCTTTTTTAAGAGTGGCTGATGTTGATACTCATATTAATTATGATAATTGTGTAAAAATACCGAAAGAAATTATTGAAGATGACAGTTTTAAAACATTGAAGGTAATTCATAAAGGTGATATTGTTATTACTAAAGGTGGTAGTATTGCGAGAGTTGGATTAATTGAACAAAATACTGCTGTTACTAGGGATTTGATTTTCTTAAACTCATCACAGTTATCTGAAGTAGACTATAAGTTTTTATATTTATACTTGCTATCCAATACAAGTTATAATCTAATGATTCGTTCTTCTTCTATGACTGCTCAACCTCACTTAACAATTGGACTTACAAGGGAACTACCTGTATTTAATCCTAATAATTCATTTAAACTAAAAGTTGTTGACATTTATAATTTATCAAAAGAAAAACTAGAACAAAGTAAAACTCTTTATAAACAAGCAGAAGAACTACTTTTAAAAGAACTTGATTTATTAGATTTTAAACCATCAAAAGAGCAAGTATCTATCAAATCATTTAGCGAAAGTTTTGGAACTAGTGGGCGACTTGATAGTGAGTATTATCAACCAAAATATGATGATGTTATTGAAAAAGTAACATCTAGTAAATATGATACATTAGGAAATATTGTAAATATACTTAAATCTGTTGAACCAGGAAGTGAAGCATATCAAGATAGTGGTATACCATTTGTAAGAGTTTCTAATCTTACAAAGTTTGGATTATCTAGTCCTGATATCCATTTATCAGAAAATTTATTCGATAATGAAACATTAGAAAAACTACAACCTAAGAGAAATACTATTTTATTATCAAAAGATGGAACAGTTGGAATAGCTTATAATATTAAAGATGATACAAATATTGTAACTTCTGGTGCATTACTGCATCTTACTCTAAAAAAAGATGATGTGTTACCTGAATATCTAACATTAGTTTTAAATAGTATTATCGTACAAATGCAGAGTGAAAGAGATGCAGGAGGTTCTATAATTAAACATTGGAAACCATCTGAAATAGCAGAGGTTTTAATCCCAATAATAGATATAAATATACAAACTCAAATAGAAGAAAAAATAAAAGAATCTTTTAAATTAAAAGAAGAATCAAAACAACTTTTAGAAGTATCAAAAAGAGCTGTTGAGATTGCTATTGAAGATGGGGAAAATGTATCTATGGAGTTTATTAATGCAAAAGTTTAA
- a CDS encoding N-6 DNA methylase — protein sequence MKISEILKDTNYKLTQFKSEYIEEIETLIFEKELKGHQAYYINCLVRKKDIKLTPEEIVRQLFLLSLHKDYDYPYNRMQIEFSVHFGREVKRADIVIMDKVQPTVPYIVIEVKKPKLKDGKEQLKSYCNSTGATMAIWSNGEQTVYYHRKDPNYFEPIPDIPSSHQSLKDVLKEEFNIQDLIKKDILKTQRRSLKNIVLDMEDEVLANAGVDVFEEVFKLIFIKLFDELQNTRGFTKNLEFRNYGESDRELKEKIVNLFSQAKEQWGGIFKDDETIDLTPSHLSVCVSSLQDVKLFNSNLDVIDDAFEYLVNKNAKGEKGQYFTPRYAIDMCVRMLNPQEHEYMIDTAAGSCGFPIHAVFDVWRKIYKELGIPLSHLLTAEEKHPRALKYVKEKVFGIDFDKKTVRVARMLNIIAGDGHTNVLNMNSLDFERWDENTKDEEWQDTYFEGWKRLKKLRAIKNENKEFNFDIVMANPPFAGDIKESRILHRYELGKKSNGKYQTKVGRDILFIERNLDMLKSGGRMAVVLPQGRFNNSSDKHIRDYIAERCRILAVVGLHGNVFKPHTGTKTSVLIVQKWDDEICPKKDDYNIFFATMQSPSKDNSGEKLYVKQKYVSIFENHKLIKYTKEDFINKYGSIDEATKYKIKDSGEIINGIEFKRSALTKDDVINWVNPTEEINLVLDSHDHLIVDHDLFNHDEFTQDGIAEAFNEFAKKENLSFSGK from the coding sequence ATGAAAATAAGTGAAATATTAAAAGATACAAACTATAAATTAACACAATTTAAATCTGAATACATAGAAGAAATAGAAACTTTAATTTTTGAAAAAGAGCTAAAAGGACATCAGGCTTATTATATAAACTGTTTAGTTAGAAAAAAAGATATAAAACTAACACCAGAAGAGATTGTAAGACAACTTTTTTTGCTATCACTTCACAAAGATTATGATTATCCTTATAATCGTATGCAAATAGAATTTTCAGTACATTTTGGAAGAGAAGTTAAAAGAGCTGATATAGTTATCATGGATAAGGTACAACCTACAGTTCCTTATATAGTAATAGAAGTAAAAAAACCAAAATTAAAAGATGGTAAAGAGCAGTTAAAAAGTTATTGTAACTCTACAGGTGCTACTATGGCTATATGGTCAAATGGTGAACAAACTGTATATTATCATAGAAAAGACCCAAATTATTTTGAACCAATTCCTGACATACCATCTTCTCATCAAAGTTTAAAAGATGTATTAAAAGAAGAGTTTAATATCCAAGACTTGATTAAAAAAGATATACTAAAAACTCAAAGAAGAAGCCTAAAAAATATAGTTTTGGATATGGAGGATGAAGTTTTAGCAAATGCAGGAGTTGATGTTTTTGAAGAAGTTTTTAAACTGATATTTATAAAACTTTTTGATGAACTTCAAAATACTAGAGGTTTTACAAAAAATCTTGAATTTAGAAATTATGGTGAGAGCGATAGAGAGTTAAAAGAAAAGATTGTAAATCTTTTCAGTCAAGCAAAAGAGCAATGGGGTGGAATATTTAAAGATGATGAAACAATAGATTTAACACCTTCTCATCTATCAGTTTGTGTTAGTTCTTTACAAGATGTAAAGCTATTCAACTCAAATCTTGATGTAATTGATGATGCTTTTGAATATCTAGTAAACAAAAATGCAAAAGGAGAAAAAGGGCAATACTTTACACCTAGATATGCTATTGATATGTGTGTAAGGATGTTAAATCCACAAGAGCATGAATATATGATTGACACAGCAGCAGGTAGTTGTGGTTTCCCTATCCATGCAGTTTTTGATGTATGGAGAAAAATATATAAAGAATTAGGTATTCCACTATCACATCTTTTAACAGCAGAAGAAAAACATCCTAGAGCTTTAAAATACGTAAAAGAAAAAGTATTTGGAATTGATTTTGATAAAAAGACTGTAAGAGTAGCTAGAATGTTAAATATCATTGCAGGAGATGGTCACACAAATGTTTTAAATATGAACTCATTAGATTTTGAAAGATGGGATGAAAATACAAAAGATGAAGAGTGGCAAGATACATATTTTGAGGGTTGGAAAAGACTTAAAAAACTAAGAGCAATAAAAAACGAAAATAAAGAATTTAACTTTGACATAGTAATGGCAAACCCACCTTTTGCAGGAGATATAAAAGAGAGTCGTATTTTACATAGATATGAACTAGGTAAAAAATCAAATGGAAAATACCAAACAAAAGTAGGAAGAGATATACTTTTTATAGAAAGAAATCTTGATATGCTTAAAAGTGGTGGTCGTATGGCTGTTGTTTTACCACAAGGAAGATTTAATAACTCTAGCGATAAACATATTAGAGATTATATAGCTGAACGATGTAGAATACTAGCAGTTGTTGGACTTCATGGAAATGTTTTTAAACCACATACAGGGACTAAGACAAGTGTCTTGATAGTTCAAAAATGGGATGATGAAATTTGTCCTAAAAAAGATGATTACAATATCTTTTTTGCAACTATGCAAAGTCCAAGTAAAGATAACAGTGGTGAGAAACTTTATGTAAAACAAAAATATGTTTCAATTTTTGAAAACCATAAGCTAATAAAATATACAAAAGAAGATTTTATAAATAAATACGGAAGTATTGATGAAGCTACAAAATATAAAATCAAAGATTCAGGTGAAATAATAAATGGAATAGAGTTTAAAAGAAGTGCTCTTACAAAAGATGATGTAATAAACTGGGTAAATCCTACAGAAGAGATAAATTTAGTTTTAGATAGTCACGATCATTTAATAGTTGACCACGATTTATTTAATCATGATGAATTTACACAAGATGGTATTGCAGAAGCTTTTAATGAGTTTGCTAAAAAGGAGAATCTAAGCTTTTCGGGAAAGTAA
- the purH gene encoding bifunctional phosphoribosylaminoimidazolecarboxamide formyltransferase/IMP cyclohydrolase, which produces MRALISVSDKSGVENFARELVGLGYEIISTGGTYKKLQEAGIAVIEADEVTKFPECFEGRVKTLNPYIHGGILYRRDKDSHKTQAKELGVEGIDLVCVNLYPFKATIEKTDDFEQIIENIDIGGPAMVRSAAKNFDSVIIVTDVADYDTVLNNLKNDTNTVEFRRDMMIKAYEHTAAYDSMIANYMNKRFNNGMGAKQFIVGEKVFDTRYGENPHQKGALYEFDKHLSNKFITLKGEASFNNMGDISGAARIASAFGHENAVCIVKHGNPCGFAIKDTLLESYTQALKCDPISAFGGVVAVNGIVDLDLAVKMNEIFLEVVFAADFTPEAEQELNKKKRIKLFKQGTKKLELSNDDFNFKIVDGGFVYQDADKVEDDEVKNSELKSKREATQQEIKDMEIAYKVASLTKSNCVVYVKNSAMVAVGMGMTSRVDAAKAALRKAEDLGLDVSGSVLASEAFFPFRDSIDAAQEAGVKCVIEPGGSIRDDEIIQAANEFEMALYFSGKRHFLH; this is translated from the coding sequence ATGAGAGCATTAATCAGTGTTAGTGATAAAAGTGGTGTTGAAAATTTCGCACGAGAGTTAGTAGGTTTAGGTTATGAAATAATTAGTACAGGTGGTACTTATAAAAAACTTCAAGAAGCAGGAATAGCTGTAATAGAAGCAGATGAAGTTACAAAATTTCCTGAGTGTTTTGAAGGAAGAGTTAAAACTTTAAACCCATATATCCATGGTGGAATTTTATATAGAAGAGATAAAGACTCACACAAAACACAAGCAAAAGAGCTTGGTGTTGAGGGTATTGATTTAGTGTGTGTAAATTTATATCCTTTTAAAGCCACTATTGAAAAAACAGATGATTTTGAACAAATTATTGAAAACATTGATATTGGTGGACCAGCTATGGTTAGAAGTGCTGCAAAGAACTTCGATAGTGTTATAATTGTAACTGATGTAGCTGATTATGATACTGTATTAAATAACCTTAAAAATGATACAAATACAGTTGAGTTTAGAAGAGATATGATGATTAAAGCATATGAGCACACAGCTGCCTATGACTCTATGATTGCAAACTATATGAACAAAAGATTCAACAATGGAATGGGTGCAAAACAATTTATCGTTGGTGAGAAAGTATTTGATACAAGATACGGTGAAAATCCACATCAAAAAGGTGCTTTATATGAGTTTGATAAACACCTATCAAATAAATTTATCACTTTAAAAGGTGAAGCTAGTTTCAATAACATGGGAGATATCTCAGGTGCTGCTAGAATAGCAAGTGCATTTGGTCATGAAAATGCAGTATGTATTGTAAAACATGGAAATCCATGTGGCTTTGCTATTAAAGATACACTACTAGAATCATACACACAAGCACTAAAATGTGACCCAATCTCTGCATTTGGTGGAGTTGTTGCAGTAAATGGAATAGTTGATTTAGACCTTGCAGTTAAAATGAATGAAATCTTTTTAGAAGTAGTTTTTGCAGCTGATTTTACACCTGAAGCTGAACAAGAACTAAATAAAAAGAAAAGAATCAAACTATTTAAACAAGGTACAAAAAAACTAGAACTTTCAAATGATGATTTTAACTTCAAAATTGTTGATGGTGGTTTTGTATATCAAGATGCTGATAAAGTAGAAGATGATGAAGTTAAAAATAGTGAACTAAAATCAAAAAGAGAAGCAACACAACAAGAAATAAAAGATATGGAAATAGCATATAAAGTAGCAAGTTTGACAAAATCAAACTGCGTAGTATATGTGAAAAACTCTGCAATGGTAGCTGTTGGTATGGGTATGACAAGTAGAGTAGATGCAGCAAAAGCAGCTTTAAGAAAAGCAGAAGATTTAGGACTTGATGTAAGTGGTTCAGTACTAGCAAGTGAAGCATTTTTCCCATTTAGAGATAGTATCGATGCAGCTCAAGAAGCTGGTGTAAAATGTGTAATCGAACCAGGTGGAAGTATAAGAGATGATGAGATTATACAAGCAGCCAATGAGTTCGAAATGGCACTTTATTTTTCAGGAAAAAGACACTTCTTGCACTAA
- the purL gene encoding phosphoribosylformylglycinamidine synthase subunit PurL: protein MQEKEMNIEEIALAHSLTLEELGQIRDILKREPNHVEIGVFSAMWSEHCSYKSSKKHLNGFPTKAPWVIQGPGENAGVIDIGDGYAAVFKMESHNHPSFIEPYQGAATGVGGILRDVFTMGARPVANMNSIRFAGIEGNSETAQKHRYLLRGVVAGIGGYGNCMGVPTIGGETTFEECYAGNNLVNAFTLGLAKADEIFLGIAEGVGNPVMYVGSKTGRDGLGGAVMSSASFDEDSESKRPTVQVGDPFTEKLLLEACLELFKEDLIIGIQDMGAAGLTSSSFEMAGRSNSGMIMHLDKVPARETGMTPYDFMLSESQERMLICAKKGCEQKIIDIFEKWELDVAVIGEVTNTGNMELFWHGEKCAEVPVQPVSEQAPVLDRPVKEPEYLKDIKNISLDKNISNQEAFDVMFSDMEIVDKSWVYDQYDSMVQTNTVKGPGKLDGSSIRVKETGKALSMSADCNTRFCYIDPKLGASAAVMESGRNVAMTGAMPKAITDCLNFGNPENPEVMWQFAQACEGIKDACRELITPVVGGNVSLYNETNGVGVFPTPSIAMVGVNDDANKVLPSSLQNEGNLIYLLGDTKSEFGGSLYMKKMYDKVAGAHPEVDFEKELKLWNTVIEANKQSLLVSAKDVNVGGIAVSLSKMAVVGDKGVEVNVKLDDSKDIFSESLSRALVEVKTSNKEAFEAVAKENEISFEQIGVVKGKSIIINDIQVELSKASDIYFNKFKQVIEQDL from the coding sequence ATGCAAGAAAAAGAGATGAATATTGAAGAGATTGCACTAGCGCACTCTTTAACACTTGAGGAATTAGGTCAAATTAGAGATATTTTAAAAAGAGAACCAAATCACGTTGAAATTGGTGTCTTTTCTGCTATGTGGAGTGAGCATTGCTCATATAAATCAAGTAAAAAACACCTAAATGGTTTCCCTACAAAAGCTCCATGGGTTATTCAAGGGCCAGGTGAAAATGCTGGTGTTATTGATATTGGAGATGGCTATGCTGCTGTTTTTAAAATGGAATCACATAATCATCCTTCATTTATTGAACCTTATCAAGGTGCAGCTACTGGTGTTGGTGGTATCTTAAGAGATGTATTTACAATGGGTGCTAGACCAGTTGCAAATATGAACTCTATTAGATTTGCTGGAATTGAAGGTAATAGTGAAACTGCACAAAAACATAGATACTTATTAAGAGGTGTTGTTGCTGGTATTGGTGGATATGGTAACTGTATGGGAGTACCAACAATAGGTGGTGAAACAACTTTTGAAGAGTGCTATGCTGGAAATAACCTTGTAAATGCATTTACTTTAGGACTTGCAAAAGCTGATGAGATTTTTTTAGGAATTGCTGAGGGTGTTGGAAATCCAGTTATGTATGTGGGAAGTAAAACAGGAAGAGATGGACTTGGTGGAGCTGTTATGTCAAGTGCATCATTTGATGAAGATAGTGAATCAAAAAGACCAACTGTTCAAGTTGGTGATCCTTTTACTGAAAAACTACTTTTAGAAGCTTGCTTAGAGTTATTTAAAGAAGATTTAATTATTGGTATTCAAGATATGGGTGCTGCTGGACTTACTTCATCTTCATTTGAGATGGCAGGAAGAAGTAATAGTGGTATGATTATGCATCTTGACAAAGTTCCAGCAAGAGAAACTGGAATGACTCCTTATGATTTTATGCTTAGTGAGTCTCAAGAAAGAATGCTTATTTGTGCAAAAAAAGGTTGTGAGCAAAAAATTATTGATATTTTTGAAAAGTGGGAATTAGATGTTGCTGTTATTGGTGAAGTAACAAATACTGGAAATATGGAACTATTTTGGCATGGAGAAAAATGTGCTGAAGTACCTGTTCAACCAGTAAGTGAGCAAGCTCCTGTTTTAGATAGACCTGTAAAAGAGCCAGAATACTTAAAAGATATAAAAAATATATCACTAGATAAAAATATTTCAAATCAAGAAGCCTTTGATGTAATGTTTAGTGATATGGAAATTGTTGATAAATCTTGGGTATATGACCAATATGATTCAATGGTACAAACAAATACAGTTAAAGGACCAGGAAAATTAGATGGTTCTTCAATTAGAGTAAAAGAGACTGGAAAAGCTCTTTCTATGAGTGCTGATTGTAATACAAGATTTTGTTATATTGATCCAAAATTAGGTGCAAGTGCAGCGGTTATGGAATCAGGAAGAAATGTAGCAATGACAGGTGCAATGCCAAAAGCAATCACAGATTGTCTAAACTTTGGTAATCCTGAAAATCCAGAAGTTATGTGGCAGTTTGCACAAGCTTGCGAGGGTATTAAAGATGCTTGTAGAGAACTAATTACTCCTGTAGTTGGTGGAAATGTTTCACTTTATAATGAAACAAATGGTGTTGGAGTTTTCCCAACACCTTCAATTGCAATGGTTGGTGTAAATGATGATGCAAATAAAGTTTTACCATCAAGCTTACAAAATGAAGGAAACTTAATCTACTTACTTGGAGATACAAAATCTGAGTTTGGTGGAAGTTTATATATGAAAAAAATGTATGACAAAGTTGCTGGAGCTCATCCAGAAGTTGACTTTGAAAAAGAGTTAAAACTTTGGAATACAGTTATTGAAGCAAATAAACAATCACTTTTAGTATCTGCAAAAGATGTAAATGTTGGTGGTATTGCTGTTTCATTATCAAAGATGGCAGTTGTTGGAGATAAAGGAGTTGAGGTAAATGTTAAGCTTGATGATTCAAAAGATATTTTTTCTGAATCTTTAAGTAGAGCATTGGTGGAAGTAAAAACATCTAACAAAGAGGCATTTGAAGCAGTAGCAAAAGAGAATGAAATCTCTTTTGAACAAATAGGTGTGGTAAAAGGTAAATCAATTATTATCAATGATATACAAGTTGAGTTATCAAAAGCTAGTGATATATACTTTAATAAGTTCAAACAAGTTATTGAACAAGACTTGTAA
- a CDS encoding L,D-transpeptidase family protein, which yields MRILALFAFCVTFLFADLIDVYRTQGIDAVKEKLEKQLQEKSYWNNFLEKKDVTYGYYESTKFLILVEKGTKELKVLKNINNLFSQVVQDDVIVGEKSGDKQVEGDLKTPEGVYELTSKLTKLDSFYGPLALVTSYPNTFDKAMNKKGHGIWIHGMPLDEKREEFTQGCIALDNPNLMNLDKNISLNDALVLISEAKIEKVKKDDISSILSFIYKWKDAWRKSDIERYLSFYSNDFKRYDGLDLDGFSQYKKRIFSRKEDKTIIFSNINIIPYPNSLNKKMYKVLMDEKYRTRNHKFDGKKELFIELKDNTIKILTEG from the coding sequence ATGCGTATTTTGGCTTTGTTCGCCTTTTGTGTGACTTTTTTATTTGCAGATTTAATCGATGTTTATAGAACACAAGGAATTGATGCTGTAAAAGAGAAACTTGAAAAACAACTACAAGAAAAGAGTTACTGGAATAACTTTTTAGAAAAAAAAGATGTAACATATGGTTATTATGAATCTACGAAATTTTTAATTTTAGTAGAAAAAGGTACAAAAGAGTTAAAAGTTTTAAAAAATATAAATAATCTTTTTTCACAAGTAGTTCAAGATGATGTAATAGTTGGAGAAAAATCAGGAGATAAGCAAGTTGAAGGTGATTTGAAAACTCCTGAGGGAGTATATGAATTAACTTCTAAACTTACAAAACTTGACTCATTTTATGGGCCACTTGCACTTGTGACTTCTTATCCAAATACTTTTGACAAAGCAATGAATAAAAAAGGTCATGGAATTTGGATTCATGGAATGCCCTTAGATGAAAAAAGAGAAGAGTTTACTCAAGGATGTATTGCTTTGGATAATCCAAACTTAATGAATTTGGATAAAAATATTAGCTTAAATGATGCTCTTGTTTTAATATCAGAAGCTAAAATTGAAAAAGTAAAAAAAGATGATATTAGTTCAATTTTATCATTTATTTATAAATGGAAAGACGCATGGAGAAAATCTGATATTGAAAGATACTTATCTTTTTATTCAAATGACTTTAAACGATATGATGGTTTGGATTTAGATGGTTTTTCACAATATAAAAAAAGAATTTTTTCAAGAAAAGAAGACAAAACTATTATTTTTTCAAATATAAATATTATACCTTATCCTAATTCACTAAATAAAAAAATGTATAAAGTTTTGATGGATGAAAAATATAGAACAAGAAATCATAAATTTGATGGTAAAAAAGAACTTTTTATTGAATTAAAAGATAATACGATAAAAATTCTAACTGAGGGATAA